The nucleotide window GGGCATCTCAACGGACCCATTTAAAGAGAGTCCATCAAATAGTCTATTGGCTTCATCTTTTGTGTCTACAGAAATAGAAAGTTTACAGTTTTCTCCAAACGCCAAATTATTAAATGTTGGGTGACGATCGCTTCCCATTATTATATTACCGTTATCCAATGGTAATGCCACATGCATAATCCAATGCTTTTTATCATCTGGAATAGGCAATGCATTATCAACCGCCGGCATGTCTGAGTATTTTGATATTTGCAGGAATTCTCTTTTGAAAATCTTTTTATAATGGTTGAAGGCCTCTTCACAATTTCCATTAAACAATAGATAAGGATTTACAGTTGTCATCTTTTAAAATTTAATTTTTGTCTATCAAAATTGATAATTTTCTCAAAGTTAAGCAGCTGGTTTTCAA belongs to Aegicerativicinus sediminis and includes:
- a CDS encoding VOC family protein: MTTVNPYLLFNGNCEEAFNHYKKIFKREFLQISKYSDMPAVDNALPIPDDKKHWIMHVALPLDNGNIIMGSDRHPTFNNLAFGENCKLSISVDTKDEANRLFDGLSLNGSVEMPMEDTFWGDYFGMCTDQFGVEWMVSFNTSTH